A stretch of the Leguminivora glycinivorella isolate SPB_JAAS2020 chromosome 2, LegGlyc_1.1, whole genome shotgun sequence genome encodes the following:
- the LOC125242375 gene encoding protein artichoke: protein MWKLLLALLPLVVAKHPWYPCSELHDDVRYPCRCAVKVDRSLQLTIHMNCDRVVFAGDFPPLPYAAPIVSFRQRHAGHQTLPTQIFSSYGLPLKELDFSHNSLRRLPDRLLAGVRGNLTKLALADNLLGDNLNPIFSTAELHNLPALEELDLSGNCIRGLEEGLLIGCDLLKVLRLDRNNMNTVPSSSLNGPRSLRVLSLRENKIALIRQGSFFSQKTLEEIDLHGNMISAIEGGAFAGLGQLHTLDLGRNRLSKFNSDVFQGTENLEKLDLSENFITDFPTVALKSFAALKHLNLSSNMITNIDSSHLNALVSLQVLDLSRNNLVKLMPGTFVGLTELRYLDVGVNSLRTVEDDAFDGLTSLDTLLLRDNNILLIPATALSRLPNLVSVHLGFNRVTALSSDILRAVSDRITSLVLSRNVIRELPTAAFNHFKMLKRLDLSGNLLNSISADVFSGLEASLEFLSLSQNRILGFTGQHLQFINLWFLDISDNQLSEIPVNAFDSIPSLTHLNISRNDHISVLPQNVFKQNPALLSVDLSYMGLKALPVKLFSSNVNLERICLSNNLLQEVSENTFKNLKNLTHLDLSYNNIVNIRTPAFVNVMSIQYLSLKGNQLNAFKGEFFNTGTSLEVIDLSENQLSYLFPSSFKIHPRLREIILTDNKFNFFPSELISTLQYLEFVDLSGNALKNVDELDFARLPKLRTILLARNELETISEMAFHNSSQIQLLDLSNNKIDRLGDRLFEGLIRLENLNLEGNQLSELPDNIFDRSRINMLEKISLRNNLFEHAPLKSLQKQYFFVSSVDLSHNQIVDIPAEDSVLVNIKKLDLSFNPLSEKAIKNVITEPKTVRDLNLAGTGIQTVDQLETPFLYNLNLSYNNITKLTDKTFSRTTLLESLDLSNNQIVDVSGALAISWPKLKNLQRLNISSNPIAILVDGNFEGLSSLRVLDMRYLDECTRIEKNAFRPLPNLVELRAYGFPRLGYFDVQGTLQHLLALEKLDVEIKDTNIGADQLHSILHPRLEELGLRGSRLKTVSSGVLAGLKAPAITVRFRNTSVTNLPPALLFPLPRSSQITIDVAGSQLSTLQPQLLVALDDRRADLSMFGLDTNPIRCDCNARALRRWLPNVGIEDVRCDSPDFLSGFLLTEIGDDELTCDARRRTTLQPSSSSSISTTAPPRLVHRTSAEPDIIWSVAPSHDRPKVSGEPKGAPVVGVASSTNDDNLIIGIVGGVVAFIAILIVVICIVRLRMTTTSYRGGPLANSPTAGAAPLWGAAWPGYAATLPPASLSNATLPHKVQSGPGSVRYLAPPPPAPYFISLPPYDDKIYR, encoded by the exons ATGTGGAAGTTGCTACTCGCGCTACTGCCCCTAGTGGTCGCCAAGCACCCTTGGTACCCGTGCTCGGAGCTCCACGACGACGTCCGGTACCCCTGCCGCTGCGCAGTGAAGGTGGACCGAAGCCTGCAGCTCACCATCCACATGAATTGCGACCGAGTGGTCTTCGCGGGCGACTTCCCACCATTGCCTTATGCGGCGCCCATAGTCTCGTTCAGGCAAAGACATGCTGGCCATCAGACGCTTCCCACACAG ATATTCTCATCATACGGTCTACCGCTAAAGGAGCTCGACTTCTCTCACAACAGCTTGCGCCGCTTGCCCGACCGGCTCCTGGCGGGAGTCCGGGGCAACCTCACCAAGCTGGCGCTGGCTGACAACCTCCTAGGCGACAACCTGAACCCGATATTCTCGACCGCCGAGCTTCACAACTTGCCCGCTTTGGAAGAGCTGGATTTAAGCGGGAATTGCATTAGAGGCTTAGAAGAGGGCCTGCTGATTGGATGTGACCTGCTAAAG GTATTACGACTGGATCGAAACAATATGAACACCGTGCCGTCGTCCTCGCTCAACGGGCCTCGGTCGCTCAGAGTGCTATCGCTGAGGGAAAATAAAATCG CTCTCATTCGCCAAGGATCATTCTTCTCTCAAAAGACATTAGAAGAAATAGATTTGCACGGGAACATGATCTCCGCTATCGAAGGTGGCGCCTTTGCCGGCTTAGGCCAGCTCCACACGCTAGACCTGGGCAGAAACAGACTTTCCAAGTTCAACAGCGATGTCTTCCAGGGCACGGAAAATTTGGAAAAATTAGACCTCTCCGAAAACTTTATCACTGACTTTCCAACGGTGGCTCTCAAATCTTTTGCCGCTCTTAAGCATTTGAATCTCTCCAGCAATATGATCACG AACATAGACAGCAGTCATCTGAATGCGCTGGTTTCCCTTCAAGTCCTTGATCTGAGCCGCAACAACCTTGTCAAGCTGATGCCGGGCACCTTTGTGGGACTCACCGAACTGCGCTACTTGGATGTCGGAGTTAATTCTTTGCGAACC GTCGAAGACGACGCGTTCGACGGATTGACCAGCCTGGACACGCTACTGCTGCGAGACAACAATATCCTGTTAATCCCAGCGACGGCCCTGTCCCGCCTGCCCAACCTCGTGTCCGTGCACTTGGGCTTCAATCGTGTCACCGCTCTCTCCAGCGACATCCTTCGAGCAGTGTCCGACAGAATCACTTCCCTAGTCCTCTCACGAAATGTCATAAGGGAATTACCGACGGCGGCCTTCAATCACTTCAAAATGCTTAAGCGATTAGATCTCTCCGGAAACTTATTAAATTCCATCTCGGCCGATGTCTTTAGCGGGCTCGAAGCCTCTCTCGAATTTTTGAGTCTCAGCCAAAATAGAATATTGGGTTTCACAGGCCAGCATCTGCAATTCATTAACTTATGGTTTTTAGATATATCTGATAACCAGCTTTCAGAAATCCCCGTAAACGCTTTCGACTCTATTCCTAGTTTAACACACTTGAATATTAGTCGCAACGACCACATAAGCGTACTACCGCAAaatgttttcaaacaaaatCCAGCTTTACTCAGCGTCGACTTAAGTTATATGGGTTTGAAAGCGCTCCCCGTAAAATTATTTTCAAGCAACGTGAATTTAGAGCGCATTTGTTTATCAAACAATCTTTTACAAGAAGTCTCGGAAAACACCTTCAAGAACCTTAAGAATTTAACTCACTTGGATTTGTCCTACAATAACATAGTCAATATTAGGACTCCCGCCTTTGTTAACGTCATGTCCATACAGTATTTGTCTCTCAAGGGTAATCAGCTGAACGCATTTAAAGGAGAATTCTTTAATACTGGAACAAGTTTAGAAGTGATAGACCTCTCTGAGAACCAGCTAAGCTATTTATTCCCGTCctcatttaaaatacatccacGTCTTAGAGAAATTATATTAACAGACaataaattcaattttttcCCATCCGAACTAATAAGCACTTTACAGTATTTAGAATTTGTCGATCTATCTGGAAATGCGCTGAAAAATGTCGATGAACTTGATTTTGCCCGGCTCCCTAAGCTGAGAACAATATTGCTCGCTCGAAACGAACTTGAAACAATTAGTGAAATGGCATTCCATAACTCTAGCCAAATACAACTGTTGGACCTGTCCAATAACAAAATAGATCGCTTGGGAGATAGGCTATTTGAAGGACTGATTCGGTTGGAGAATTTGAATTTAGAAGGCAATCAACTTTCTGAATTACCAGATAATATTTTTGATAGATCGCGGATAAATATGCTCGAGAAAATTTCGTTAAGAAATAATCTGTTCGAGCACGCACCTTTGAAATctttacaaaaacaatatttctttGTATCATCTGTGGACTTGTCGCATAATCAAATTGTAGATATACCAGCCGAGGATAGCGTATTGGTCAACATTAAGAAGTTGGATCTTTCATTTAATCCTCTGTCAGAAAAAGCAATTAAGAATGTAATAACGGAACCTAAAACTGTTCGTGACCTTAATTTGGCTGGTACTGGAATACAAACAGTAGATCAACTTGAAACACCTTTCCTATATAACCTCAACTTATCATACAACAATATTACCAAGCTCACTGACAAAACATTTAGCAGAACAACCTTATTGGAATCGTTGGATCTATCTAACAACCAGATTGTGGATGTTTCTGGAGCACTTGCTATTTCTTGGCCGAAGCTAAAAAATCTTCAGCGCTTGAATATTTCTAGCAACCCGATAGCCATTCTTGTTGACGGAAACTTTGAAGGTTTATCTTCACTGCGAGTACTTGATATGAGATATCTAGATGAATGCACGAGAATTGAGAAAAACGCATTCAGGCCACTTCCTAATTTAGTTGAGCTCAGAGCTTACGGATTCCCTAGATTAGGTTACTTTGACGTCCAAGGAACTTTACAACATTTATTGGCCTTAGAAAAATTAGACGTCGAAATTAAGGATACAAATATTGGTGCAGATCAATTGCACTCGATATTACATCCGAGACTTGAAGAGTTAGGATTAAGAGGCTCAAGGCTTAAAACGGTTTCTTCTGGAGTATTAGCTGGATTAAAGGCTCCTGCAATTACAGTACGTTTCCGGAATACCTCTGTTACTAATTTACCACCAGCGCTGCTATTCCCTTTGCCACGATCATCTCAGATAACTATCGATGTTGCCGGCAGTCAGCTGTCTACTCTACAACCCCAGCTACTGGTAGCTCTTGATGATCGTCGTGCTGATTTATCGATGTTTGGCCTTGATACAAATCCAATTCGCTGCGATTGCAATGCTCGCGCGTTACGAAGATGGCTACCAAACGTCGGTATTGAAGACGTCCGATGTGACTCCCCGGACTTTTTGAGTGGATTTTTACTCACGGAAATAGGTGACGATGAACTAACTTGTGATGCGAGAAGACGGACGACGTTACAACCTTCGTCATCGAGTAGTATTTCCACCACAGCTCCACCTCGCTTAGTTCATCGAACTTCAGCCGAGCCTGATATTATCTGGTCGGTGGCGCCATCTCATGATCGCCCTAAAGTTTCCGGTGAGCCGAAAGGAGCGCCCGTAGTCGGCGTGGCATCTTCAACTAACGACGATAATCTGATAATAGGTATTGTAGGTGGCGTAGTAGCGTTTATCGCGATCTTAATAGTGGTTATTTGTATTGTACGGTTGCGAATGACAACGACGTCGTACCGCGGCGGGCCGTTAGCCAATAGCCCGACGGCGGGCGCGGCTCCGCTTTGGGGAGCAGCGTGGCCGGGCTACGCCGCCACGTTACCTCCTGCATCGTTGTCTAATGCCACCCTGCCGCACAAGGTGCAATCAGGGCCCGGATCTGTCCGATACTTGGCTCCACCGCCGCCAGCACCCTACTTTATTAGCTTGCCGCCGTACGACGATAAAATTTATCGGTAG